The Palaemon carinicauda isolate YSFRI2023 chromosome 43, ASM3689809v2, whole genome shotgun sequence genome window below encodes:
- the LOC137633893 gene encoding period circadian protein-like codes for MVTGTSTSTRTGTGTSSETSTSINTNTNTNSNTNTSTIIRESTSTGNGTGTDTSPSTNANTKTNTGTSTSASTVTSTRAGTDTAIGTGISTRTSTNTRTCTSIYKNINTNTNTSTTTSTSSSSSTRTSTGTVTSTGTGFGTDTISVPVPVPVLVLRKFYITVKEINKEDKLKRQFLSFRFFITKVKVNSRFE; via the exons ATGGTCACTggtaccagtactagtactagaACTGGTACTGGTACTAGTTCTGAAACCAGTACCAGTATCAATACCAATACTAAcactaatagtaatactaatactagtactattaTTAGGGAAAGTACTAGTACTGGTAATGGTACTGGTACTGATACCAGTCCTAGTACTAATGCTAATACCAAAACTAATACTGGTACAAGTACCAGTGCCAGTACTGTTACTAGTACTAGGGCTGGTACTGATACTGCTATTGGTACTGGTATCAGTACCAGAACCAGTACTAATACCCGTACCTGTACCAGtatctataaaaatattaatacaaatactaatactagtactactactagtactagttcTAGTAGTAGTACTAGAACTAGTACTGGTACTGTTACTAGTACTGGAACTGGTTTTGGTACTGATACCATATcagtaccagtaccagtaccaGTGCTAGTACTT AGAAAATTCTATATCACTGTAAAGGAGATCAACAAAGAAGATAAACTAAAGAGGCAGTTTTTGTCTTTCAGATTCTTCATCACCAAAGTTAAGGTTAACAGCAGATTTGAATGA
- the LOC137633894 gene encoding uncharacterized protein: MAQTTLTVSRRHCQCSKDSASTQKILKDCQCSEDSASVQKTLPVFRRHCQCSEDTASVQKTLPVFRRHCQCSEDTASVQKTLSVFRRHCQCSKDSASVQKTLPVYRRHCQCTEDTASVQKTLPVFRRHCQCSEDTASAQKTLPVLRRFSECLEDSAWVQKTLPVFRRLCQCSEDSASVQKTLPVFRRLCQCSEDTASVQKTLPVYRRHCQCTEDTASVQKTLPEFRRHCQCSKDSASTQKILVQKTLPVFRRHCQCSEDTASVQKTLPVFRRHCQCSEDTANVQKTLPVFRRHCQCSEDTASVQKTLPVFRRHCQCSEDTASVQKTLPVFRRHCQCSEDTASVQKTLPVLRRFCECLEDSASVQKTLPVFRRHCQCSEDTASVQKTLPVFRRHCQCSEDTASVQKTLPVYRRHCQCTEDTASVQKTLPVFRRHCQCTEDTASVQKTLPVFRRHCQCSKDSASVQKTLPVLKRLCQGSEDTVSALKTLRVFRRHCQCSEDTASVQKTLPVFRRHCQCSEDTASVQKTLPVFRRHCQCSEDTASAQKTLPVLRRFCECLEDSAWVQKTL, translated from the exons ATGGCTCAGACAACTCTGACAGTGTCCCGAAGACACTGTCAGTGCTCAAAAGACTCTGCCAGTACTCAGAAGATTCT AAAAGACTGCCAGTGTTCAGAAGATTCTGCCAGTGTTCAGAAGACACTGCCAGTGTTCAGAAGACACTGCCAGTGTTCAGAAGACACTGCCAGTGTTCAGAAGACACTGCCAGTGTTCAGAAGACACTGCCAGTGTTCAGAAGACACTGCCAGTGTTCAGAAGACACTGTCAGTGTTCAGAAGACACTGCCAGTGCTCAAAAGACTCTGCCAGTGTTCAGAAGACTCTGCCAGTGTACAGAAGACACTGCCAGTGTACAGAAGACACTGCCAGTGTACAGAAGACACTGCCAGTGTTCAGAAGACACTGCCAGTGTTCAGAAGACACTGCTAGTGCTCAAAAGACACTGCCAGTACTCAGAAGATTCTCTGAGTGCTTAGAAGACTCTGCCTGGGTTCAGAAGACTCTGCCAGTGTTCAGAAGACTCTGCCAGTGTTCAGAAGACTCTGCCAGTGTTCAGAAGACTCTGCCAGTGTTCAGAAGACTCTGCCAGTGTTCAGAAGACACTGCCAGTGTTCAGAAGACACTGCCAGTGTACAGAAGACACTGCCAGTGTACAGAAGACACTGCCAGTGTTCAGAAGACACTGCCAGAGTTCAGAAGACACTGCCAGTGCTCAAAAGACTCTGCCAGTACTCAGAAGATTCT TGTTCAGAAGACACTGCCAGTGTTCAGAAGACACTGCCAGTGTTCAGAAGACACTGCCAGTGTTCAGAAGACACTGCCAGTGTTCAGAAGACACTGCCAGTGTTCAGAAGACACTGCCAATGTTCAGAAGACACTGCCAGTGTTCAGAAGACACTGCCAGTGTTCAGAAGACACTGCCAGTGTTCAGAAGACACTGCCAGTGTTCAGAAGACACTGCCAGTGTTCAGAAGACACTGCCAGTGTTCAAAAGACACTGCCAGTGTTCAGAAGACACTGCCAGTGTTCAGAAGACACTGCCAGTGTTCAGAAGACTCTGCCAGTACTCAGAAGATTCTGTGAGTGCTTAGAAGACTCTGCCAGTGTTCAGAAGACTCTGCCAGTGTTCAGAAGACACTGCCAGTGTTCAGAAGACACTGCCAGTGTTCAGAAGACACTGCCAGTGTTCAGAAGACACTGCCAATGTTCAGAAGACACTGCCAGTGTTCAGAAGACACTGCCAGTGTACAGAAGACACTGCCAGTGTACAGAAGACACTGCCAGTGTTCAGAAGACACTGCCAGTGTTCAGAAGACACTGCCAGTGTACAGAAGACACTGCCAGTGTTCAGAAGACACTGCCAGTGTTCAGAAGACACTGCCAGTGCTCAAAAGACTCTGCCAGTGTTCAGAAGACACTGCCAGTGCTCAAAAGACTCTGCCAGGGTTCAGAAGACACTGTGAGTGCTCTGAAAACTCTGCGAGTGTTCAGAAGACACTGCCAGTGTTCAGAAGACACTGCCAGTGTTCAGAAGACACTGCCAGTGTTCAGAAGACACTGCCAGTGTTCAGAAGACACTGCCAGTGTTCAGAAGACACTGCCAGTGTTCAGAAGACACTGCCAGTGTTCAGAAGACACTGCCAGTGCTCAGAAGACTCTGCCAGTACTCAGAAGATTCTGTGAGTGTTTAGAAGACTCTGCCTGGGTTCAGAAGACACTGTGA
- the LOC137633892 gene encoding putative per-hexamer repeat protein 5, which produces MVQLQVLELILVTGTSTSTNTSTRTGTGTGTSSGTRTSINTNSNTSTINKTSTSTGTDTSPSTNANTKTKLVLVLALIQIPVPVLLLVLVLLLVSETSTNTRTCTSIKNNANTNTSTSITTSTSSSSSTKTSTATSTGTGFGTDTISVTVPVP; this is translated from the coding sequence ATGGTTCAGCTACAGGTACTAGAACTGATACTGGTCACTGGTACcagtactagtactaatactagtactagaaCTGGTACTGGTACTGGTACTAGTTCTGGAACCAGAACCAGTATCAATACCAACAGTAATACTAGTACTATTAATAAGACaagtactagtactggtactgaTACCAGTCCTAGTACTAATGCTAATACCAAAACtaaactagtactagtactagCACTTATACAAATACCAGTGCCAGTACTGTTACTAGTACTAGTACTGCTACTGGTATCAGAAACCAGTACTAATACCCGTACCTGTACCAGTATCAAAAATAATGCaaatactaatactagtactagtattacTACTAGTACTAGTTCTAGTAGTAGTACTAAAACTAGTACTGCTACTAGTACTGGAACTGGTTTTGGTACTGATACCATATCAGTAACAGTACCAGTACCTTAG